The Calditerrivibrio nitroreducens DSM 19672 genome window below encodes:
- a CDS encoding NADH-quinone oxidoreductase subunit N, with protein sequence MISNLVSIMPELLMTIFGLVLIAIDVMTRKNSKSGVGYFGIFFIIIAVLASIPVGGFKIFGFGQTLVWDMYSFAFFCVFAIAYILTTIGSVDYLRERDILKGEFYIITYFSIVGMMFMVSATDLAVLYAGMETMAISMYILAGFEKKNLKSNEAGLKYFIIGAFSSAIFLFGLSYIYGYTGTTKYAEIAQMISANGLNNFNIKLGMVMMLAGLAFKISAVPFHMWAPDVYNGAPTPATGFMTVAPKAAAMGAIVRFVWIALEPAAAQWQLFFSILAVLTMTYGNLVALAQNNVKRMLAYSAISHAGYMLIGVVSMNELGYQAIAFYTMVYAFMNIGAFTILSLMKNKGIIEDERLESFAGLGKKYPIISLAMLIFMFSLAGIPPLAGFMGKFYIFTSAIKSGVIWLAIVGVINSVIACYYYMRVTIFMYFKEPEYEVTVDMKAASFIASLIAVVFVLVIGVFPSFFMNIVKFMIV encoded by the coding sequence AAAATAGTAAATCAGGTGTGGGTTACTTTGGGATATTTTTTATAATAATTGCCGTCCTTGCTTCAATCCCTGTGGGCGGATTTAAGATATTTGGATTTGGTCAGACATTGGTCTGGGATATGTACTCCTTTGCATTCTTTTGTGTGTTTGCAATTGCATACATCCTCACTACCATAGGGTCAGTGGACTACTTAAGGGAAAGAGACATACTTAAAGGTGAATTTTATATAATAACCTACTTCAGCATTGTGGGAATGATGTTTATGGTCAGTGCCACAGACCTTGCGGTACTTTACGCAGGTATGGAAACCATGGCTATTTCCATGTATATACTTGCTGGTTTTGAGAAGAAAAATCTTAAATCAAATGAGGCAGGGTTAAAATACTTTATAATTGGTGCGTTTTCATCAGCTATTTTCCTTTTCGGTTTATCATACATTTATGGATATACCGGAACTACAAAATATGCTGAAATAGCACAGATGATTAGTGCAAACGGACTTAACAATTTTAATATCAAGCTTGGAATGGTTATGATGCTGGCGGGACTTGCTTTTAAAATTTCGGCAGTCCCATTTCATATGTGGGCACCAGATGTTTACAATGGCGCACCTACACCAGCCACAGGATTTATGACTGTAGCACCAAAAGCTGCGGCTATGGGTGCAATTGTAAGATTCGTATGGATAGCTCTTGAGCCAGCTGCTGCCCAGTGGCAACTATTTTTCTCAATCCTTGCAGTGCTTACAATGACTTATGGTAATCTTGTGGCATTAGCCCAAAACAATGTTAAGAGGATGCTTGCCTATTCAGCAATCTCCCATGCCGGTTATATGCTCATAGGTGTGGTATCCATGAATGAGCTTGGATATCAGGCCATTGCATTTTATACGATGGTTTATGCATTTATGAACATAGGTGCCTTTACAATACTTTCACTTATGAAAAATAAAGGGATAATTGAAGATGAGAGGCTTGAAAGCTTTGCTGGATTGGGGAAAAAGTATCCAATAATCTCACTTGCAATGCTGATTTTCATGTTTTCTCTTGCGGGTATTCCACCCCTTGCAGGGTTTATGGGTAAGTTCTATATATTTACATCAGCTATAAAAAGCGGTGTGATATGGCTTGCCATAGTTGGTGTAATTAATAGTGTAATTGCTTGCTACTATTACATGAGAGTTACAATATTCATGTACTTTAAAGAGCCTGAATATGAAGTGACAGTAGATATGAAAGCTGCAAGTTTCATCGCCTCTTTGATAGCAGTTGTATTTGTACTGGTGATAGGTGTATTCCCATCATTCTTCATGAATAT